A window of Chitinophaga sp. MM2321 contains these coding sequences:
- a CDS encoding MFS transporter — translation MANTIQPQKLFVASCMALLVTSLSFGIRAGILSGLGVEFHLNTKELSIITGTAFWGFPLAILIGGFVVDAIGMKRLLVAAFVLHLIGIVLTIFATGFWTLFISTLFIGLANGTVEAACNPLVATIFPDNKTTKLNHFHLWFPGGIVVGTLLVFLLSKIGISWQLQVATMIIPTLIYGYLFLKLDFPVTERVASGVSSAQMYKSILSPLFIVMFILMFGTAITELFTGQWIEVLLKNVTENSILILAMTAGVQVLGRAFAGPVVHRISPTGVLVLSAIFSALGLYLLSHVSGDMVFVAAFIFGIGVTYFWPTMLGFVSENIPESGALGMNLMGAAGMFAVSVYMYFMGGFYDSILVKQLPADASLDAYRSAAPGSPEAATFSQATAVAGPEILNATLIIPVVLIVAFIGLFFYMRNRKKAQVQIV, via the coding sequence ATGGCAAACACAATTCAGCCACAAAAATTATTCGTCGCCAGCTGCATGGCGCTGCTGGTAACATCGTTATCTTTCGGAATCCGCGCCGGCATCTTAAGCGGCCTGGGTGTTGAGTTCCATCTGAATACGAAGGAACTGAGCATTATCACAGGAACTGCTTTCTGGGGCTTTCCTTTGGCCATTTTAATAGGTGGCTTTGTAGTAGATGCCATAGGCATGAAACGATTACTGGTAGCAGCTTTTGTACTACACCTGATAGGTATAGTGCTGACCATATTTGCTACCGGCTTCTGGACCCTGTTCATCTCTACCCTGTTTATTGGTTTGGCTAACGGTACTGTGGAAGCAGCCTGTAATCCATTGGTAGCCACTATTTTTCCTGACAACAAAACAACCAAACTAAACCATTTTCACCTTTGGTTCCCCGGCGGTATTGTAGTCGGCACCCTGTTGGTATTTTTACTGAGCAAAATAGGTATCAGCTGGCAGCTCCAGGTAGCTACCATGATTATCCCTACCCTTATCTATGGTTATCTTTTTCTTAAACTTGATTTCCCTGTTACAGAAAGGGTGGCATCCGGTGTATCTTCCGCCCAGATGTACAAATCAATTTTAAGTCCGCTGTTTATTGTAATGTTCATCCTGATGTTTGGCACCGCCATCACAGAACTCTTTACCGGCCAGTGGATTGAAGTATTATTAAAGAATGTAACTGAAAATTCCATCCTCATTCTGGCAATGACTGCAGGTGTGCAGGTGCTGGGCAGGGCCTTCGCCGGACCAGTGGTGCATAGGATCTCCCCAACCGGCGTTTTAGTTCTTTCTGCAATATTTTCCGCTTTGGGCTTATATTTACTGTCCCATGTATCGGGCGACATGGTATTTGTGGCCGCCTTTATATTTGGTATCGGTGTTACTTATTTCTGGCCTACTATGCTGGGTTTTGTATCGGAAAACATCCCTGAATCAGGTGCATTGGGTATGAACCTGATGGGTGCCGCCGGTATGTTTGCCGTTTCAGTATATATGTATTTCATGGGTGGTTTTTATGACAGCATTCTCGTAAAACAGTTGCCGGCAGATGCTTCCCTGGATGCTTACCGCTCCGCTGCCCCCGGCAGTCCGGAAGCCGCCACCTTTAGCCAGGCTACCGCAGTAGCAGGCCCGGAAATCCTGAATGCCACACTGATAATACCCGTTGTCCTGATCGTGGCATTTATAGGACTTTTCTTTTATATGCGCAATCGTAAAAAAGCACAGGTTCAAATAGTATAA